The genomic stretch AGGCCACGGACTGAACACGGCCCGCGCTCAAACCCCGGCCGACTTTGCGCCACAAGAGCGGACTCAGTGTATAGCCCACAATCCGGTCCAACACACGGCGGGCCTGCTGCGCATTGACAAGCTCCTGATTAATATCGCGCGGATGCTCAAAAGCCTCGTGCACCGCCGCGGCAGTGATCTCGTTGAAAGACACCCGGAAAACGTTCTTGCCGGCTCCCAGAAGATTGGCCAGATGAAAGCTGATCGCCTCTCCTTCGCGATCAGGGTCCGGCGCCAGGTAAAGATTCTCTTTGTTCTTGATGAGTCTCTTCAGCTCGCTGACGATCTTCTTCCGGTTCACAATGACAATATAGGAAGGCTCGAAATCCTTTTCGAGATCAATACCCAGACGGCTCTTGGGCAAATCCACCACATGCCCGCCCGAGGCAGTTACCTCAAAATCCTTGCCAAGATACTTGTTGATAGTGCGGGCCTTGGCAGGAGACTCAACGATAACCAAATTCTTGGCACCGGTGGAGACCGTCTTGCGGGCCGTCTTCTTGATTGTCTTCTTCTTGGTAGTTGTTTTCTTTGCAGCCACGAGAAACCTATCCTCCACCGATCAGATGAACGATCTCTAATGAATCGTTCTCTCGTATATCCCAATCCTCATGATCCTGTCGCCGGACAATCTTTCCGTTGACTTCAACCGCCAAACCGCCTTGCTGCAGTTCAAGATGATCCAGCAAGCCCTTTA from Candidatus Omnitrophota bacterium encodes the following:
- the thiS gene encoding sulfur carrier protein ThiS, giving the protein MEIRINGKQKSVPDHLSLKGLLDHLELQQGGLAVEVNGKIVRRQDHEDWDIRENDSLEIVHLIGGG
- a CDS encoding DNA topoisomerase I; the protein is MAAKKTTTKKKTIKKTARKTVSTGAKNLVIVESPAKARTINKYLGKDFEVTASGGHVVDLPKSRLGIDLEKDFEPSYIVIVNRKKIVSELKRLIKNKENLYLAPDPDREGEAISFHLANLLGAGKNVFRVSFNEITAAAVHEAFEHPRDINQELVNAQQARRVLDRIVGYTLSPLLWRKVGRGLSAGRVQSVA